From the Pongo pygmaeus isolate AG05252 chromosome X, NHGRI_mPonPyg2-v2.0_pri, whole genome shotgun sequence genome, one window contains:
- the LOC129025405 gene encoding LOW QUALITY PROTEIN: keratin, type I cytoskeletal 18-like (The sequence of the model RefSeq protein was modified relative to this genomic sequence to represent the inferred CDS: substituted 1 base at 1 genomic stop codon) produces MGHHRWQSLSLVLSFSSPDSLSFTTRSTFSTNYRSLGSVQVPSYGARPVSSATSVYAGAGGSGSLISVSRSTSFRGGMGPGGLAVGMAGGLAGMGGIQNKKTMQSLNDHLASYLDRVRSLETENRRLESKIQEHLEKKGPQVKDWSHYFKTIEDLRAQIFANTVDNARIILHIDNARLAADDFGVKYEKELAMRQSVENDIHGLRKVIDDTNVTXLQLETEIEALKEELLFMKKNHEEEVKGLQAQIASFRLTVEVDAPKSQDLAKIMADIQAQYDELAGKNREELDKYWSQQIEENPTVVTTQSAEVGAAEMTLTELRHTVQSLEIHLDSMRNLKASLENNLREVEARYALQMEQLNGILLHLESELAQTQAERQLQAQEYEALLNIKVKLEAEIATYRRLLEDGEDFILGDALGRSNSMQTIQKTTPRRIVDGKVVSETNDTKVLRH; encoded by the coding sequence GGCAAAGCCTGAGTCTTGTCTTATCTTTCTCCTCCCCGGACAGCTTGAGCTTCACTACTCGCTCCACCTTCTCCACAAACTACCGGTCACTGGGCTCTGTCCAGGTGCCCAGCTACGGCGCCCGGCCGGTCAGCAGTGCGACCAGCGTCTATGCAGGCGCCGGGGGCTCTGGTTCCCTGATCTCCGTGTCCCGTTCGACCAGCTTCCGGGGCGGCATGGGGCCTGGGGGCCTGGCCGTGGGGATGGCTGGGGGTCTGGCAGGAATGGGAGGCATCCAGAACAAGAAGACCATGCAAAGCCTGAACGACCACCTGGCCTCTTACCTGGACAGAGTGAGGAGCCTGGAGACCGAGAACCGGAGGCTGGAGAGCAAAATCCAGGAGCACTTGGAGAAGAAGGGACCCCAGGTCAAAGACTGGAGCCATTACTTCAAGACCATCGAGGACCTGAGGGCTCAGATCTTCGCAAATACTGTGGACAATGCCCGCATCATTCTGCATATTGACAATGCCCGTCTTGCTGCTGATGACTTTGGAGTCAAGTATGAGAAAGAGCTGGCCATGCGCCAGTCTGTGGAGAACGACATCCATGGGCTCCGCAAGGTCATTGATGACACCAATGTCACTTGACTGCAGCTGGAGACAGAGATTGAGGCTCTCAAGGAGGAGCTGCTCTTCATGAAGAAGAACCACGAAGAGGAAGTAAAAGGCCTACAAGCCCAGATTGCCAGCTTTAGGTTGACTGTGGAAGTAGATGCCCCCAAATCTCAGGACCTCGCCAAGATCATGGCAGACATCCAGGCCCAATATGACGAGCTGGCTGGGAAGAACCGAGAGGAGCTAGACAAATACTGGTCTCAGCAGATTGAGGAGAACCCCACAGTGGTCACCACACAGTCTGCCGAGGTTGGAGCTGCTGAGATGACGCTCACAGAGCTGAGACATACAGTCCAGTCCTTGGAGATCCACCTGGACTCCATGAGAAATCTGAAGGCCAGCTTGGAGAACAACCTGAGGGAGGTGGAGGCCCGCTACGCCCTACAGATGGAGCAGCTCAACGGGATCCTGCTGCACCTGGAGTCAGAGCTGGCACAGACCCAGGCAGAGAGACAGCTCCAGGCCCAGGAGTATGAGGCCCTGCTGAACATCAAGGTCAAGCTGGAGGCTGAGATCGCCACCTACCGCCGCCTGCTGGAAGATGGCGAGGACTTCATTCTTGGTGATGCCTTGGGCCGCAGCAACTCCATGCAAACCATCCAAAAGACCACCCCCCGCCGGATAGTGGatggcaaagtggtgtctgagaccaACGACACCAAAGTTCTGAGGCATTAA